The Halomonas binhaiensis nucleotide sequence CAGATTGGCGCCCGCACTGGCAGGAATCGCTGGTCGTCGTCCTTCGCGTAGCTCCGCCTCACGCAGAATTTGCTTGAACTGCGTTTCGAGGCGCTCGAACAATTGATGAATGCGTTGTCTCAAGCGTGCCGTCTCGCCGGTCAGCACGTCGCCCCCAAGCAATCGTGACAGTCCAGGATTCTTCTCGGCAAAGGCCAGCACCAGCGTCATGATGCACTGGCAGCGGGTCAGTGCTTCCTGGTGATCGTCGAGAATCCGGTTGATGCGCTCGAACAGCGTTTCTTCGATAAAGCTTATCAGCCCCTCGTACATACGAGCCTTGCTTGGGAAGTGGCGATACAAGGCTGCTTCAGAAACGCCGACCTGGCGTGCCAGGGCCGCGATAGTGATGCGCTTGCCGCTGTCTTCCTCCAGCATCAATGCCAGCGCTTGGAGAATCTGGTCCCTGCGGCTGGGTGGGGTGCTTGCCTGCGTCATGATATTGAGTTCTTTTATCGTGGTGACGTCACTGGTCTGAGCCAGTTACTCGAGTTCCCTGGGCACGATGACCCACATGAAATGCGGGCCATCAATCCGTGCCTGAATGTCAGCTACAGATGGAGTGTATCAGGCAATACTTTCCTGATGGTTGGTTATCAATGTGCCGACCCCGGCATTAGTGAAAATCTCGAGCAGGGTGGCATGGGGTA carries:
- the slmA gene encoding nucleoid occlusion factor SlmA gives rise to the protein MTQASTPPSRRDQILQALALMLEEDSGKRITIAALARQVGVSEAALYRHFPSKARMYEGLISFIEETLFERINRILDDHQEALTRCQCIMTLVLAFAEKNPGLSRLLGGDVLTGETARLRQRIHQLFERLETQFKQILREAELREGRRPAIPASAGANLLTVQVEGRIAQYVRSDYRHRPTEHWEDQWAALSSQLLRDAPVTA